The proteins below come from a single Drosophila suzukii chromosome X, CBGP_Dsuzu_IsoJpt1.0, whole genome shotgun sequence genomic window:
- the Ddx56 gene encoding probable ATP-dependent RNA helicase DDX56, translated as MSQKAQKMAQFHELELDQRILKAVAHLGWQQPTLIQSTAIPLLLEGKDVVVRARTGSGKTATYALPLIQKILNSKLNASEQCVSAVVLAPTKELCRQSRTVIEQLVESCGKVVRVADIAGSSSDAVTQRHALAERPDIVVATPAKLLAHAEAGGVVDLKHVETLVVDEADLVFAFGYEKDFKRLIKHLPPIYQAILVSATLTDDVVRMKGLCLNNPVTLKLEEPELVPQDQLTHQRILAEENDKPAILYALLKLRLIRGKTIIFVNSIDRCYKIRLFLEQFGIRACVLNSELPANIRIHTISQFNKGTYDIIIASDEHHLEQPGGKSSASRKSSRTGDIESSASRGIDFHCVNNVINFDFPRDVTSYIHRAGRTARGNNKGSVLSFVSMKEAKVNAAVEKKLCDSFAALEGEQIIKNYQFKMDEVESFRYRAQDCWRAATRVAVHDTRIREIKTEILNCEKLKGFFEENKRDLQALRHDKPLRAIKVQSHLSDMPEYIVPKALKRVVGSTASTAGASEAKQPRQSAAKAAFERQSNDPLMVSQVDFRKNRPAPRRKKKAL; from the exons ATGAGTCAGAAAGCCCAGAAAATGGCGCAGTTCCATGAACTGGAGCTGGATCAGCGCATCCTAAAG GCGGTGGCCCACCTGGGTTGGCAGCAGCCCACGCTCATCCAATCCACGGCGATTCCGCTGCTTCTGGAAGGTAAGGATGTGGTGGTACGTGCGCGTACCGGATCCGGAAAGACGGCCACATACGCGCTGCCATTGATCCAGAAGATCCTTAACTCCAAACTAAATGCCAGTGAGCAGTGCGTCAGCGCCGTGGTCCTGGCACCCACTAAGGAGCTTTGCCGCCAGTCGCGGACGGTGATCGAGCAGCTGGTCGAGTCCTGCGGCAAAGTCGTTCGCGTGGCGGACATTGCTGGCAGTTCCAGCGACGCAGTGACCCAGCGGCACGCCTTGGCCGAAAGACCCGACATCGTGGTGGCCACACCGGCCAAGTTGCTAGCGCACGCTGAGGCCGGAGGAGTGGTGGATCTGAAGCATGTGGAGACCCTTGTGGTGGACGAGGCGGATCTGGTGTTTGCCTTCGGCTACGAGAAAGATTTTAAGCGATTGATCAAGCACCTGCCTCCGATCTACCAGGCTATCTTGGTCTCCGCCACTCTTACCGACGATGTAGTGCGGATGAAGGGTCTGTGCCTGAACAACCCGGTGACGCTTAAGCTCGAGGAGCCAGAACTGGTGCCTCAGGATCAGTTGACGCACCAGCGCATCCTGGCTGAGGAGAACGACAAGCCGGCTATTTTGTATGCTTTGCTTAAGCTAAGGCTCATACGAGGGAAGACCATTATCTTCGTGAACAGCATCGATCGCTGCTACAA GATTCGCCTGTTTCTAGAGCAATTCGGCATCCGTGCCTGCGTTTTGAACTCTGAGCTGCCGGCCAACATTCGCATCCACACAATCAGTCAGTTCAACAAGGGCACCTACGACATCATTATAGCCTCCGATGAACATCATCTGGAGCAGCCTGGGGGAAAGTCCTCGGCCAGCCGCAAATCCTCGCGCACTGGCGACATAGAGTCGAGTGCCTCCCGCGGTATTGATTTCCACTGCGTGAACAACGTGATCAACTTTGACTTTCCCAGGGATGTAACGTCTTACATCCATCGGGCTGGCAGGACGGCCAGAGGGAACAACAAGGGCTCCGTCCTATCCTTTGTGAGCATGAAGGAGGCCAAGGTCAACGCCGCCGTAGAGAAGAAACTGTGCGACAGCTTCGCAGCCCTGGAAGGCGAGCAGATCATCAA GAATTACCAGTTCAAGATGGATGAGGTAGAATCCTTCCGTTATCGTGCTCAGGATTGCTGGAGAGCCGCGACGCGAGTCGCAGTCCACGATACTCGCATACGGGAGATAAAAACGGAGATCCTAAACTGCGAGAAGCTAAAGGGATTCTTTGAAGAGAACAAGCGTGATCTGCAAGCACTGCGGCACGACAAGCCATTGCGCGCCATCAAGGTTCAGAGTCACCTGTCCGACATGCCCGAGTACATTGTGCCAAAGGCTCTGAAGCGAGTTGTTGGTTCTACTGCATCAACTGCCGGAGCTTCGGAGGCCAAACAGCCACGACAGTCGGCTGCAAAGGCTGCTTTCGAGCGACAGAGCAATGATCCGCTGATGGTTAGCCAAGTGGACTTCCGCAAAAATCGTCCTGCCCCCCGGCGGAAAAAGAAGGCGTTGTAA
- the LOC108011211 gene encoding LOW QUALITY PROTEIN: uncharacterized protein (The sequence of the model RefSeq protein was modified relative to this genomic sequence to represent the inferred CDS: inserted 1 base in 1 codon; substituted 1 base at 1 genomic stop codon) has product MVTMHRKAKKPVAGEEEQEFPSVPSPPRVEFLDCDLLSGRCDPYKQRIHVPEEIAKSLRRADXKNLDANXRLIPTASYYKIRSNLLATTQTLKQKEHDVRHLLVTGRRPQFMKSTTLSITFKEHSDEWKKVVLKDVIAPKK; this is encoded by the exons ATGGTCACCATGCATCGGAAAGCCAAGAAACCAGTCGCTGGTGAGGAGGAACAGGAATTTCCTTCTGTTCCATCGCCACCTAGGGTGGAATTTCTCGATTGTGATCTCTTGTCCGGGCGATGTGATCCCTACAAGCAACGCATCCATGTTCCCGAAGAGATTGCTAAATCTCTCCGCCGGGCGGACTAGAAAAACTTGGACGCAA ACAGGCTGATACCCACTGCTAGCTACTACAAGATCCGTAGCAACCTGCTAGCCACTACTCAAACACTGAAACAAAAGGAGCACGATGTGCGGCATTTGTTGGTCACCGGTCGCAGACCACAATTCATGAAGTCAACGACATTGTCTATAACTTTCAAGGAACACTCAGACGAATGGAAAAAAGTAGTTCTGAAAGATGTCATCGCACCAAAGAAATAG
- the LOC108011210 gene encoding mitochondrial inner membrane protein Mpv17 gives MMTGLKVFLKEGFKVATVMGLGDAIAQLAIEKKPLDDWDAARTLRFGALGMVFVGPVLRRWYLFLESRVPKTYTPMRRGAIKMLADQALFVPPFALAMSFLVPLVNGEPVVRIRQRILDSYPTILVRNYMLWPAAQMINFSFVPLGYQVIYVQCIALIWNCYLSLVLNS, from the coding sequence ATGATGACGGGACTCAAGGTGTTTCTGAAGGAAGGATTTAAAGTGGCGACGGTAATGGGTCTGGGCGATGCGATAGCCCAGTTGGCCATCGAAAAGAAACCGCTTGACGATTGGGATGCCGCGCGAACCCTTCGATTTGGTGCCCTTGGTATGGTGTTCGTGGGTCCGGTTCTGCGGCGATGGTACCTATTTCTGGAGTCGAGAGTTCCCAAAACCTACACTCCGATGCGCCGAGGAGCCATCAAGATGCTGGCCGACCAAGCCCTCTTTGTGCCTCCGTTCGCATTGGCCATGTCCTTCCTGGTGCCGCTGGTCAACGGCGAGCCCGTCGTACGGATCCGGCAGCGCATCCTCGACAGCTACCCCACTATCCTGGTCCGGAACTACATGCTCTGGCCAGCCGCCCAGATGATCAACTTCAGCTTTGTGCCGTTGGGCTACCAGGTGATCTATGTGCAGTGCATCGCTCTCATCTGGAACTGCTACCTCTCCCTGGTGCTCAACAGCTAG